The following proteins are co-located in the Opitutaceae bacterium genome:
- a CDS encoding GIY-YIG nuclease family protein → MPSATIKLFLPYGDAKGLRTAEISNWTGKALAAPRTELDRLLAREECEKAGVYVLTGSDPFTNAPRAYIGEAEIIRDRLKQHKGKEFWVSAVVFVSKDENLTKAHVRYLESRLLSEAMEIGRFTLEQNLPGGSKLPESDREDMEVFLSRIRQLLPVLGSDLLTPIAKAPTKSQAGGELFCRIKDAVARGQRTPDGFVVFDGSTAVLEDRPSAQQRHPFVVTLRKKLLADGVLEKEGGFFVFRKDTEFSSPSAAAAVVHGGGANGLTAWRTKNGTTLKELDERA, encoded by the coding sequence ATGCCTTCAGCGACGATCAAGCTCTTCTTACCTTACGGGGATGCGAAGGGACTTCGCACGGCGGAGATCTCGAACTGGACGGGAAAGGCGCTCGCAGCTCCCCGCACCGAGCTTGATCGACTCCTTGCGCGCGAGGAATGCGAAAAGGCCGGAGTGTATGTGCTTACGGGCAGCGATCCCTTCACGAACGCGCCACGTGCCTACATCGGCGAAGCCGAGATCATCCGCGACCGGCTCAAGCAGCACAAGGGGAAGGAGTTTTGGGTCTCCGCGGTTGTCTTCGTGAGTAAGGACGAGAATCTCACGAAGGCTCACGTACGCTATCTCGAGAGTCGCCTTCTCTCGGAGGCCATGGAGATCGGTCGTTTCACGCTCGAACAGAATCTGCCTGGAGGTTCGAAGCTGCCCGAGTCCGACCGAGAAGACATGGAAGTGTTTCTTTCGCGCATACGACAGTTGTTGCCCGTCCTCGGATCGGATCTGCTGACTCCAATCGCAAAGGCTCCCACCAAGAGCCAAGCCGGTGGAGAACTCTTCTGCCGCATCAAAGACGCGGTGGCTCGGGGTCAACGCACGCCGGACGGATTCGTCGTATTCGATGGATCGACCGCTGTCCTGGAAGATCGCCCATCCGCTCAGCAGCGGCACCCCTTCGTTGTTACGCTTCGCAAGAAGCTGCTTGCCGATGGGGTTCTCGAGAAGGAGGGTGGATTCTTCGTCTTCAGGAAGGACACGGAGTTCTCCAGCCCGAGCGCGGCCGCGGCGGTCGTGCATGGCGGTGGCGCGAATGGGCTCACGGCATGGAGGACCAAGAATGGCACGACTCTCAAGGAACTCGACGAGAGGGCCTGA
- a CDS encoding TonB-dependent receptor, producing MENRDNEISPRVGAVFKPVDILSLYASYSRTFVPRAGEQLSSLTLANRSLDPERFENIEIGAKWEYRPDLILTAAAYQLDRRNVAIADPSDPTKSILVDGQRAKGIELGITGRLTSDWSIVGGYSYQDGSIKTTQSSTIKAGQRLGQLPRHSFSLWSRYDLNAQWGAGLGIIHRGAIFASADNRVSLPGFVRLDAAVFFKLNSSVRFQLNVENMLDRKYYSLAHSNNNITPSSPLAVRVGTDIRF from the coding sequence GTGGAGAATCGGGACAATGAGATTTCCCCCCGTGTCGGAGCGGTGTTCAAACCCGTCGACATCCTTTCCCTTTACGCCAGCTACAGCCGCACTTTCGTTCCGCGGGCCGGCGAGCAACTTTCGTCGCTCACGCTCGCCAACCGCAGTCTCGATCCGGAACGCTTTGAAAACATCGAGATCGGCGCGAAATGGGAGTATCGTCCCGACCTGATTCTCACCGCCGCAGCCTATCAGCTCGACCGCAGGAATGTCGCGATTGCCGACCCCTCGGATCCGACTAAATCCATCCTCGTGGACGGTCAGCGTGCGAAGGGCATCGAGCTCGGCATCACGGGTCGCCTGACCAGCGATTGGAGCATTGTGGGCGGATACAGTTATCAGGACGGAAGCATCAAGACCACACAGTCATCCACCATCAAGGCGGGACAGCGTCTCGGCCAGTTGCCACGGCACAGTTTCTCCCTGTGGAGCCGTTACGATCTCAATGCTCAATGGGGCGCGGGACTCGGCATCATCCATCGTGGCGCCATCTTCGCCTCCGCCGACAATCGGGTTTCGCTGCCCGGGTTTGTCAGACTTGATGCAGCCGTGTTCTTCAAGCTCAACTCCAGCGTCCGGTTTCAGCTCAATGTCGAGAACATGCTCGATCGGAAGTACTATTCCCTGGCGCACAGCAACAACAACATCACGCCAAGCTCGCCACTCGCCGTGCGGGTGGGCACCGACATCCGATTCTGA
- a CDS encoding type II toxin-antitoxin system RelE/ParE family toxin, with product MIDRVEVLQTFPDIGPRYPKRDGVHREVLRYDFRILYRVDREARLVHIVRIWHGRQDPTSLVL from the coding sequence ATCATCGACCGAGTCGAGGTTCTTCAGACATTTCCCGACATTGGACCTCGATACCCCAAAAGGGATGGAGTGCATCGAGAAGTCCTACGCTACGACTTTCGAATTTTATATCGAGTGGATCGAGAGGCACGTTTGGTTCACATCGTACGCATTTGGCACGGGCGGCAGGATCCGACGTCGCTCGTTCTATAA
- a CDS encoding PD40 domain-containing protein: MTPCLVATLAATALVSLRAAPPELSETRLLRFPTTNGDQIVFSYAGQLYTVGVAGGTARRLTDGPGYAIFPRFSNDGRQLAFTAQYDGNTEVYLMPATGGAPQRLTYSATLSRDDLADRMGPNNIVMTWKNRSPEVVFRSRWRSFNPFIGELFSVKPDADLPTQLPVPRGGFVSFSPDDTKIAYNRVFREFRTWKNYRGGMADDIWIYDLKSGEIENITQNEAQDIFPMWASNGKIYFVSERTGRGNLFAYDTSTKKTTQITRFNDYDVKFPSLGRGGIAFEQAGRIWLLNLTTDRVSPVQIQIKEDFAGARDSQISVAKMLQDIDLSPDAQRLAVTARGDIFTAPAKHGPTRNLSQTSGVHERGAAWSPDGKWIAYVSDASGESEIYIRPQDGSGTPTQLTSGADTYYYNPSWSPDSRKLAWSDRKQRLRTVDVDSKAIALVAENRDGQIRDFTWSPDSKWIAWTRTGRSRISQIVLTKLSDGTAVEATDAWFDANSPRFSADGKWLAFASSRDFNPVYSATEWNHAYMNMERVYLLALAKATTSPFAPKSDEVAIAASNADKPAGAPTAKGDKDKADDEKKAASSDGSGKEPPSVVVDVEGLSQRVIGLPIEPSNYGSLHIVGDKVYYRRVPSGPVTGGGGGEGFGAGTRSKSVVALYNLKDRKETELGHADVYMISRNEKKMLLRTGPDWWLIDTPSGKWDLKPEAKVDLGGLETKLDRKAEWSQIFNESWRQMRDFFYAPNMHGIDWAAQREKYGALLPYVATRNDLTYLIGEMISELHVGHAYVGGGDRVEAPRKPTGLLGAQLSRDPRSRAYRIDRILPGENWQTSTRSPLTEIGVDVSEGDYILAVNGQPTSEMANIYASLTGTVGKQVVLRVNKSPVENGAHDVTVIPIADEAPLYYESWVEKNIAHVSARTEGRVGYLHIPDMGVEGLNEFVRRFYPQLRREALIVDVRGNGGGNVSPMIAERLNRELVMIKMSRNSSPYPDPPDQLLGPKVTLMNEYSASDGDIFPFRFRAMGIGKLIGKRSWGGVVGISGSLPFVDNGTLMRPEFAPYSTDGKTWIMEGHGVDPDIVVDNDPLKEFHGEDQQLDKAIDVILEELKTKAVTLPTPPPFPVKP; the protein is encoded by the coding sequence ATAACCCCTTGCCTGGTCGCCACGCTTGCCGCAACCGCGCTGGTTTCACTGCGCGCCGCCCCGCCGGAGCTGAGCGAAACTCGATTGCTGCGTTTTCCCACGACCAACGGTGATCAGATCGTCTTCTCCTATGCGGGTCAGCTCTACACCGTCGGCGTCGCCGGTGGAACCGCCCGCCGCCTGACTGACGGGCCCGGATACGCCATTTTCCCCCGCTTCTCAAACGACGGACGACAGCTCGCGTTCACCGCACAGTACGATGGCAACACCGAGGTCTACCTCATGCCGGCCACCGGCGGCGCGCCACAGCGGCTCACCTACTCCGCGACGCTTTCACGCGACGACCTGGCCGATCGCATGGGTCCCAACAACATCGTGATGACCTGGAAGAACCGCTCGCCCGAGGTCGTTTTTCGCTCCCGCTGGCGCTCCTTCAATCCGTTCATCGGCGAACTCTTTTCGGTCAAGCCCGACGCCGACCTTCCAACGCAACTGCCTGTTCCGCGCGGCGGCTTTGTCTCGTTTTCCCCCGACGACACCAAGATCGCCTACAACCGCGTCTTCCGCGAGTTCCGCACTTGGAAGAACTACAGGGGCGGCATGGCAGACGACATCTGGATCTATGACCTGAAGTCAGGCGAAATCGAAAACATCACACAGAATGAAGCCCAGGACATTTTCCCCATGTGGGCTTCCAACGGAAAGATCTATTTCGTTTCGGAGCGCACGGGCCGGGGGAACCTCTTCGCCTACGACACCAGCACCAAAAAAACCACGCAGATCACGCGATTCAACGACTACGACGTGAAGTTTCCCTCGCTCGGACGCGGAGGCATCGCCTTCGAACAGGCCGGGCGGATCTGGCTCCTCAACCTCACGACCGACCGGGTGTCGCCCGTGCAGATTCAGATCAAGGAAGACTTCGCCGGGGCTCGCGACAGCCAGATCAGCGTCGCCAAAATGCTGCAGGATATCGACCTCTCACCCGACGCCCAGCGTCTCGCTGTCACCGCCCGCGGCGACATCTTCACTGCGCCGGCAAAGCACGGACCCACGCGCAATCTCTCCCAGACTTCAGGCGTCCACGAACGCGGCGCCGCCTGGTCGCCCGACGGCAAGTGGATCGCCTACGTGTCCGATGCCAGCGGCGAGTCCGAGATCTACATCCGCCCCCAGGATGGCAGCGGCACGCCAACCCAGCTCACAAGCGGAGCCGACACGTATTACTACAATCCAAGCTGGTCGCCCGACTCCCGAAAGCTCGCCTGGTCGGACAGGAAGCAGCGCCTCCGCACCGTCGATGTGGACTCCAAAGCCATCGCCCTGGTGGCGGAGAATCGCGATGGACAGATCCGTGACTTCACCTGGTCGCCCGATTCGAAATGGATCGCATGGACCCGCACGGGACGATCTCGGATCAGCCAGATCGTCCTCACAAAACTCTCCGACGGCACCGCAGTGGAGGCAACCGACGCCTGGTTCGACGCCAATTCGCCCCGCTTTTCCGCGGACGGAAAGTGGCTGGCCTTCGCCTCTTCACGCGACTTCAACCCGGTCTATTCGGCCACCGAATGGAACCACGCCTACATGAATATGGAGCGCGTCTACCTGCTCGCGCTCGCCAAGGCCACAACCTCCCCATTTGCACCAAAGAGTGACGAGGTTGCCATAGCCGCCTCCAATGCGGACAAGCCGGCAGGCGCTCCCACCGCGAAGGGGGACAAGGACAAAGCCGACGACGAGAAGAAGGCGGCCTCCTCGGATGGCTCAGGGAAGGAACCGCCATCCGTCGTCGTTGACGTGGAAGGACTCAGTCAACGCGTGATAGGACTGCCGATTGAGCCGTCAAACTACGGATCCCTCCACATCGTCGGCGACAAGGTGTATTATCGACGCGTTCCCTCCGGACCGGTCACCGGAGGAGGCGGCGGAGAAGGTTTTGGTGCGGGCACTCGGTCGAAATCCGTTGTTGCGCTGTACAACCTGAAGGATCGGAAGGAAACCGAGCTCGGCCATGCCGACGTTTACATGATCAGCCGGAATGAAAAGAAAATGCTGCTGCGCACCGGCCCCGACTGGTGGCTGATTGACACCCCCTCCGGCAAATGGGACTTGAAGCCGGAAGCCAAGGTCGATCTCGGCGGATTGGAGACGAAACTCGATCGCAAGGCCGAATGGTCCCAGATCTTCAACGAGAGCTGGCGTCAGATGCGCGACTTCTTCTACGCGCCCAACATGCATGGCATCGACTGGGCGGCGCAGCGTGAAAAATACGGAGCGCTGCTACCCTACGTCGCCACTCGAAACGACCTAACCTACCTCATCGGTGAAATGATCTCCGAACTGCATGTCGGACACGCCTACGTCGGCGGAGGCGATCGCGTCGAGGCACCCCGCAAACCCACCGGGCTGCTGGGTGCGCAGCTCTCGCGCGACCCGCGGAGTCGCGCCTACCGCATCGATCGGATCCTGCCCGGCGAAAACTGGCAGACTTCCACAAGGTCGCCGCTGACTGAAATCGGAGTCGATGTCAGCGAGGGCGATTACATCCTGGCCGTCAACGGACAGCCAACCAGCGAGATGGCGAACATCTATGCCTCGCTCACCGGAACCGTGGGCAAACAGGTCGTCTTGCGCGTCAACAAGTCTCCCGTCGAAAACGGCGCGCACGACGTAACTGTCATCCCCATCGCCGATGAGGCGCCCCTCTATTACGAAAGCTGGGTCGAGAAAAACATCGCGCATGTCAGCGCCCGGACCGAAGGCAGGGTCGGCTATCTGCACATCCCCGACATGGGAGTCGAGGGGCTCAACGAATTCGTCCGCAGATTCTACCCTCAATTGCGGCGCGAGGCGCTCATTGTTGACGTCCGCGGCAACGGCGGCGGAAACGTTTCACCCATGATCGCGGAGCGACTGAACCGGGAACTGGTCATGATCAAGATGTCACGCAACAGCAGCCCCTACCCTGATCCACCCGATCAACTCCTCGGTCCCAAGGTCACGCTGATGAACGAATACTCGGCGTCGGACGGCGACATCTTCCCCTTCCGCTTTCGCGCCATGGGCATCGGAAAACTGATCGGCAAACGATCCTGGGGAGGGGTCGTGGGCATCAGCGGCTCGCTCCCCTTTGTCGACAATGGGACTCTGATGCGTCCCGAGTTCGCCCCGTATTCCACGGATGGAAAGACGTGGATCATGGAGGGGCACGGTGTCGATCCGGACATCGTGGTCGACAACGATCCGTTGAAAGAATTCCACGGAGAGGACCAGCAGCTCGACAAGGCGATCGACGTCATCCTCGAGGAGCTCAAGACGAAGGCCGTGACGCTTCCCACGCCACCGCCATTTCCCGTCAAGCCTTAG
- a CDS encoding IS630 family transposase: protein MSRKPTILTVTADQRGVLERWVGAHGTPQQVVKRCRIILRKAEGLDDATIAEELEVNRHTCRLWRQRFVSAGPQGLWDVANGRGRKPRRGLAKRIVEATLHTKPPGRTHWSARTLAKAQGVHASTVARIWQEHGLQPHRQETFKLSRDPQFVPKLLDVVGVYLNPPQNAVVLCVDEKSQIQALDRTQPGLPLKRGRCGTWTHDYVRHGTTTLFAALNVAAGKISGHCFPRHRHIEFLKFLRQIDAEYAEADELHLIVDNYGTHKHERVQRWLARRPRFKLHFIPTSSSWLNLVERWFAELTGKAVRRGSFSSVPDLINSITRFIEQWNQEPTPFVWTAKAEDILARIERCRRRLEAIQPGCTRRKPRKKAA, encoded by the coding sequence ATGAGCAGGAAACCGACGATTCTGACGGTCACGGCAGACCAACGTGGCGTTTTGGAGCGCTGGGTGGGTGCGCACGGTACGCCCCAGCAGGTGGTGAAGCGCTGCCGGATCATTTTGCGCAAGGCCGAAGGGCTGGACGATGCCACGATTGCGGAGGAGCTGGAGGTGAACCGGCACACCTGCCGGCTGTGGCGCCAGCGCTTTGTGTCCGCAGGTCCGCAAGGATTGTGGGACGTGGCGAATGGCCGCGGGCGCAAGCCGCGCCGAGGGCTGGCGAAAAGGATCGTCGAAGCGACGCTGCACACGAAGCCGCCGGGGCGGACGCACTGGAGCGCGCGAACCCTGGCGAAGGCGCAGGGCGTGCATGCGAGCACAGTCGCGCGTATCTGGCAGGAGCATGGGTTGCAGCCGCACCGACAGGAGACGTTCAAACTCTCCCGCGATCCACAGTTTGTGCCCAAACTGCTCGATGTGGTGGGCGTTTACCTCAACCCACCGCAAAACGCGGTGGTGCTCTGCGTGGACGAGAAAAGCCAGATTCAGGCGCTGGATCGCACGCAACCAGGCCTGCCGCTGAAGCGCGGTCGCTGCGGCACCTGGACGCACGACTACGTGCGCCATGGCACGACCACGCTGTTTGCCGCATTGAACGTGGCCGCCGGCAAGATCAGCGGCCACTGCTTCCCGCGCCACCGGCACATCGAGTTCCTGAAGTTCCTGCGACAAATCGACGCGGAATATGCCGAGGCGGACGAGCTCCATCTTATCGTCGACAATTACGGCACCCACAAACACGAGCGGGTGCAGCGCTGGCTCGCCCGGCGTCCACGCTTCAAACTGCACTTCATTCCCACCAGTTCGAGCTGGCTCAATCTGGTGGAGCGCTGGTTTGCCGAACTCACCGGCAAGGCGGTGCGTCGCGGCAGCTTCTCCAGTGTTCCCGATCTGATCAACTCGATCACCCGCTTCATCGAGCAATGGAACCAGGAGCCCACGCCATTTGTTTGGACCGCCAAGGCGGAGGACATCCTTGCCAGGATCGAACGCTGTCGTCGCCGGCTCGAGGCCATCCAGCCCGGTTGCACCCGGCGAAAGCCGCGCAAGAAGGCCGCATGA
- the mnmA gene encoding tRNA 2-thiouridine(34) synthase MnmA: MSNRSRERILVALSGGVDSSVAALLLKQQGHDVAGAYMKNWINEDNIVGDCPWQQDIVDARSVAERIGIDFQVVNLMRDYRERVVNYLLEGYARGLTPNPDVMCNREIKFGIFLSWAKDHGFTAVATGHYARRIQVADTEASDHPFAIHEGVDTNKDQTYFLALLNQKQVRDARFPIGHLQKPELRAIARDAGLATADKKDSQGICFIGEVKMQDFLRAYVPESPGRILRASDEKSLGLHKGLHYYTLGQRKGIGIPSNTDHEAYVVVGKRAADNALLVAFDSPSAPGLFQSECRVHSLQWNAPPPTSPLSLEGRVRYRDPRVPLELFPEADGTARVRFHTPQRALASGQILALYDGPRLLGGGVYL, from the coding sequence ATGTCAAACCGGTCCCGTGAACGCATCCTTGTCGCCCTCTCCGGAGGGGTCGACAGCTCGGTCGCAGCCCTCCTGCTCAAACAGCAGGGGCACGACGTTGCGGGGGCCTACATGAAGAACTGGATCAACGAGGACAATATCGTCGGAGACTGCCCCTGGCAGCAGGACATCGTCGACGCGCGCTCGGTCGCCGAACGCATCGGCATCGATTTCCAGGTTGTCAACTTGATGCGCGACTACCGCGAGCGTGTGGTCAACTATCTCCTGGAGGGATATGCGAGAGGCCTGACACCGAACCCCGACGTCATGTGCAATCGGGAAATCAAGTTCGGTATCTTTCTTTCCTGGGCGAAGGACCACGGCTTCACCGCTGTCGCCACCGGTCACTATGCGCGTCGGATTCAGGTGGCTGACACCGAGGCTTCCGATCATCCGTTTGCCATTCACGAGGGTGTCGACACCAACAAGGACCAGACCTACTTTCTCGCGCTCCTGAACCAGAAACAGGTCCGGGACGCGCGTTTCCCGATCGGTCACCTGCAGAAGCCCGAACTTCGCGCCATCGCCCGCGACGCTGGGCTCGCAACCGCGGACAAGAAGGACAGCCAGGGCATCTGCTTCATCGGCGAGGTGAAAATGCAGGACTTCCTTCGGGCCTACGTCCCGGAGTCGCCCGGGCGGATCCTGCGGGCGTCCGACGAAAAGTCGCTCGGGCTGCACAAGGGGCTTCACTATTACACCCTCGGCCAGCGCAAGGGCATCGGCATCCCCTCCAACACGGACCATGAGGCCTATGTCGTTGTTGGAAAACGCGCCGCCGACAATGCCCTGCTCGTCGCTTTCGACTCCCCATCCGCTCCGGGGCTTTTCCAATCCGAGTGCCGCGTGCATTCGCTTCAGTGGAACGCACCTCCCCCGACTTCGCCCCTCTCCCTCGAAGGTCGCGTCAGGTACCGCGACCCGCGCGTTCCCCTCGAGCTGTTTCCTGAAGCCGATGGCACGGCACGGGTGCGCTTTCACACTCCGCAGCGCGCGCTTGCCAGCGGCCAGATCCTGGCGCTCTACGACGGCCCCCGGCTTCTCGGCGGCGGCGTGTACCTGTAG